From a single Xiphophorus maculatus strain JP 163 A chromosome 5, X_maculatus-5.0-male, whole genome shotgun sequence genomic region:
- the LOC111608504 gene encoding uncharacterized protein LOC111608504 codes for METKPTTWQEQGLFTSLVEMQGEEGTSVGHNVSLQERKAPKAMPEEDLEAPELGVKLEAPLECQRIKIIEMVDVIKIENQKSTDITQWPMRETQEAMTELEGRPKKFSEAQEEPKEEDNFCEKDFPPPLPLSALSAAECGEKEGVSSLEGEVGEWISEAEPTEVTQECAKTPKLLEPAHQDADITSQLNSTALMNAGDIRSNKTETSGSQSARRCLSDMNSSDDRNTLNSPPFADESEEEEGTGGDVTTQHQSAPREMSCVGFQPSCLNHEETDSVLPANDSVRQEEAVLPQSQSELCPRRLNQEAAQEVFGQGSPPGSAVAMELANQGGEASQGHSCVAAARERSSRVWERTEGENELTGGVKGQNKSRVEKSKTAVRSQSRGLFRYLQAVQTQESKEENSCGISSKANRDTRMRTDTYEDSQSDSGVSADSHSDITRNSSTSMSADSPGPVSSETPIEREIRRAIEREQSLRRSRGLPNQRTSPEYVEVPSRKSLSVSSTPKWSQNKDREFAGKKMQHEIHEETRREQDLVKIGKIPGFYDKGTVRQIKERKQLFETLQICPESPLTVSPKSKTPSWSSGSSDDLNLILESQDESGTSTPEHTTYMERKPITVNTSQNQTSAKGLDCSGLRGPKLSEGTGCQIIIIENSRSIPAQKHSKAKAEAKASPALETGKDFNSTEKTRSYDGLMKAKKEQEEKEISASKENPFFKLRSSANLDKVRQDIQETKDREKELHTLRLSLYGGINGTESSSKKEIPAPSPLPNGSSGLYEGRQTADQVSVRPPVQSEEEKIFNPEIRKSPRTPRQKNPLVQLWESGLINNYNLEDD; via the exons ATGGAAACAAAGCCCACAACCTGGCAGGAGCAAGGTCTTTTCACTTCTCTAGTTGAGATGCAGGGTGAAGAGGGCACAAGCGTGGGCCACAATGTTTCTCTACAAGAGAGAAAAGCCCCCAAGGCAATGCCTGAGGAGGACTTAGAAGCCCCGGAGCTTGGAGTCAAACTTGAAGCTCCGCTGGAATGTCAGAGAATCAAGATAATAGAAATGGTTGATGTAATCAAAATTGAAAATCAGAAATCCACAGATATTACTCAGTGGCCTATGAGAGAGACACAAGAAGCCATGACAGAATTGGAAGGAAGGCCTAAAAAGTTCTCAGAGGCACAGGAGGAACCTAAAGAAGAAGATAATTTCTGTGAGAAGGATTTCCCGCCTCCACTGCCGCTCAGTGCCTTATCAGCAGCAGAGTGTGGTGAGAAAGAAGGGGTTTCCAGCCTGGAGGGTGAGGTGGGGGAGTGGATCAGTGAAGCTGAACCAACAGAAGTCACTCAAGAATGCGCAAAAACACCCAAACTTCTTGAGCCAGCTCATCAGGATGCAGACATAACATCACAGTTGAATTCAACAGCACTAATGAATGCAGGTGACATTAGaagcaataaaactgaaacttctGGATCTCAGTCTGCCCGGCGCTGTCTTTCTGACATGAACAGCTCAGATGACAGAAACACTCTGAACTCTCCTCCTTTTGCTGATgaaagtgaagaagaagagggaaCAGGTGGAGATGTAACAACTCAGCACCAATCTGCTCCACGTGAGATGAGCTGCGTGGGTTTCCAACCTTCATGTTTAAATCATGAAGAAACAGACTCAGTCCTGCCTGCAAATGATTCAGTCAGACAGGAGGAGGCAGTGTTGCCACAAAGTCAGTCTGAGCTCTGTCCCAGGAGATTAAACCAGGAAGCTGCACAAGAGGTGTTTGGCCAGGGATCTCCACCTGGTTCGGCTGTTGCCATGGAGCTGGCCAATCAGGGAGGGGAAGCCTCTCAAGGCCATAGTTGCGTTGCAGCTGCAAGAGAAAGGAGCAGCAGGGTGTGGGAGAGGACAGAGGGTGAAAATGAGCTAACAGGTGGAGTGAAAGGGCAGAATAAGAGTAGAGTTGAAAAGAGCAAGACGGCTGTGAGGTCACAGAGCAGAGGGCTGTTCAGGTATCTCCAGGCAGTCCAAACACAAGAGTCTAAGGAGGAAAACAGCTGTGGTATATCTTCTAAAGCCAACAGAGACACCAGGATGAGGACTGACACGTATGAGGATAGCCAGAGTGACAGCGGAGTGTCAGCAGACTCCCACTCAGACATAACACGGAACAGCAGCACCAGCATGTCTGCAGACTCTCCGGGCCCTGTCTCCTCAGAGACCCCCATCGAGAGGGAGATCAGACGGGCAATAGAGCGCGAGCAAAGCCTGAGAAGATCCAGAGGACTTCCAAACCAACGCACCTCTCCAGAATACGTAGAAGTTCCTTCCAGAAAAAGTCTTAGCGTGTCCTCCACTCCCAAGTGGTCCCAGAACAAGGACAGGGAATTTGCAGGCAAAAAGATGCAGCACGAGATTCACGAAGAGACTCGGAGGGAGCAAGACCTGGTCAAGATTGGGAAAATTCCTGGCTTCTATGACAAAGGCACAGTTCGCCAAATAAAAGAGAGGAAGCAACTCTTTGAGACCCTGCAGATATGTCCAGAATCGCCATTGACAGTCTCACCTAAAAGTAAGACCCCATCCTGGTCATCTGGTAGCAGTGACGATTTGAACTTAATTTTGGAGAGTCAAGATGAATCTGGGACATCCACCCCAGAACATACCACCTACATGGAGAGAAAACCCATTACGGTCAATACCTCACAGAACCAAACATCTGCCAAAGGTTTAGATTGCTCTGGTCTCAGAGGACCAAAGCTCTCAGAGGGGACTGGCTGTCAAATCATCATCATAGAAAATAGCCGAAGCATTCCAGCACAGAAACACTCCAAAGCCAAAGCAGAGGCAAAGGCCAGTCCAGCTCTTGAAACTGGAAAGGATTTCAACtcaacagaaaagacaagaagcTATGACGGGTTGATGAAGGcaaagaaggaacaggaggagaaaGAGATCTCAGCGTCCAAGGAGAACCCTTTTTTCAAGCTCCGTTCCTCAGCTAATTTAGATAAAGTGAGGCAGGATATCCAAGAGACCAAAGACAGGGAGAAGGAGCTTCACACCTTGCGGCTCAGCCTGTATGGGGGAATCAATGGTACCGAATCCTcctcaaaaaaagaaatcccagCTCCCAGTCCACTTCCCAATGGTAGCAGTGGATTATATGAAG GAAGACAGACAGCAGACCAGGTGTCTGTGCGACCGCCTGTCCAGAGTGAAGAGGAAAAGATTTTCAACCCAGAG ATTCGCAAGAGTCCCAGAACTCCAAGACAAAAGAATCCTCTAGTGCAGCTGTGGGAGTCAGGCCTGATCAACAACTACAACCTGGAAGACGACTGA
- the LOC111608521 gene encoding alpha-1B-glycoprotein-like, producing MKHMFGGALFTSVSLLFGSRMPCVSGRSLWLYPPILAFLQLLERVSASTSSPTLPTPTLDIYSRSGDSAVLVCRAPRGHSGVVFMLYSDTKKMDSRELPYAVQQVHFTVRMDEPDSAQQHLYCCLYKNQEGQYSLFSPYLQLKEKIADTPTPPISSCPSPVLSVQPSDGVVTLGDTLHFRCSVPIHSNQLQSQSSKPAMFLLLREQTGITSAIPLHQASQVSNPDPQPGVFNVGPVRGGEEGQYTCLYQINSKKGLVNSSVSNVVQVTIRGVLPVPSLVLQQQTDVWHLLCTGSPAYPGSVFLLYVADSERLVATYRAKALQHQVTFPVPVQDSPVTFYQCQYRTPLGSTWSLSERSFPLALATGNSPPTLKGVDWPLVLGSFSAAILFLCSAVFVGVLVKRKVKAAAKEKKRRQQAQFWTKVHARDHVVDLTLRRTSFDTQEWACGETETPSRSSLWNPLSTFTTPMH from the exons ATGAAGCATATGTTTGGAGGTGCCTTATTTACTTCAGTCAGTCTTCTTTTTGGGTCAAGGATGCCGTGTGTCAGTGGTCGCTCACTCTGGCTTTATCCCCCTATACTCGCTTTCTTACAACTTTTGG AAAGAGTGTCAGCCTCCACTTCCTCTCCCACTCTTCCGACTCCTACCTTGGACATCTACTCAAGGTCAGGAGACTCAGCGGTCCTGGTCTGCCGAGCTCCTAGGGGCCACAGTGGCGTTGTGTTCATGTTGTACAGTGACACCAAAAAA ATGGACTCGCGTGAACTGCCCTACGCAGTTCAGCAGGTTCACTTCACTGTCAGGATGGATGAACCAGATTCAGCCCAGCAGCATCTTTACTGCTGCTTATACAAGAACCAAGAGGGACAATACAGTCTGTTCAGCCCCTACTTGCAACTAAAGGAAAAAATAG cTGACACCCCGACTCCTCCCATTTCTTCGTGTCCCTCTCCGGTCTTATCCGTACAGCCCTCCGATGGTGTGGTGACACTGGGAGACACGCTCCACTTCCGATGTAGCGTCCCCATTCATTCAAACCAGTTACAGTCCCAGTCTAGCAAACCTGCAATGTTTCTTTTGCTGAGGGAGCAAACAGGGATAACATCTGCCATCCCGCTGCATCAGGCCAGTCAGGTGTCAAACCCTGATCCACAGCCAGGGGTCTTCAATGTGGGACCAGTAAGAGGAGGCGAGGAGGGACAGTATACCTGCCTCTACCAGATCAACAGTAAAAAGGGATTGGTTAATTCATCTGTCAGCAATGTGGTGCAGGTCACGATTAGAG GTGTGCTTCCTGTGCCCTCCCTGGTTCTCCAGCAGCAGACAGACGTGTGGCATTTGCTCTGTACAGGATCCCCTGCATATCCTGGCtctgtgtttttactttacGTTGCTGACAGCGAACGTCTTGTCGCAACTTACCGTGCAAAAGCTTTGCAACATCAAGTCACATTCCCTGTGCCTGTCCAGGATTCACCAGTGACCTTTTATCAGTGCCAGTACAGGACTCCGTTAGGAAGCACATGGAGCCTCTCGGAGAGAAGCTTCCCTCTGGCTTTAGCTACAG GAAATTCCCCTCCAACATTAAAAG GTGTGGACTGGCCTCTTGTACTGGGCTCCTTCTCTGCAGCCATATTATTCCTCTGCTCTGCGGTTTTTGTGGGTGTGCTGGTTAAGAGGAAAG TAAAAGCAGCTGCCAAGGAAAAGAAGAGAAG ACAACAAGCACAGTTCTGGACTAAAGTGCACGCTCGAGACCACGTTGTTG atcTTACTCTCAGGCGTACAAGTTTTGATACCcag GAATGGGCCTGTGGGGAAACAGAGACGCCCTCTAGATCTTCTCTCTGGAACCCCCTCTCTACTTTCACAACTCCAATGcattag